One window from the genome of Jiangella alba encodes:
- a CDS encoding class I SAM-dependent methyltransferase, whose amino-acid sequence MVLDAVPAGARTALDVGTGDGLLAADLRDRVPRVTAIDLDAAVLARARRTRPDVDWVAGDVLTHPLPPASFDIVASIATVHHLPDLGAALRRLAELTAPGGVLVVIGCADSAGPADLAMDVVGAVQHRVLARTRGFWQHSAPVVMAFPHTYAEVRHIATATLPGVRWRRWPLFRYSLTWSAPA is encoded by the coding sequence GTGGTGCTGGACGCGGTTCCGGCCGGCGCACGCACGGCACTCGACGTCGGAACCGGCGACGGCCTGCTCGCCGCCGACCTGCGCGACCGGGTGCCGCGCGTGACGGCCATCGACCTCGATGCCGCCGTGCTGGCCCGCGCCCGGCGGACGCGCCCGGACGTCGACTGGGTGGCGGGTGACGTGCTGACGCACCCACTCCCACCCGCCTCCTTCGACATCGTCGCGTCCATCGCCACCGTGCACCACCTGCCCGACCTCGGCGCGGCCCTGCGCCGGCTGGCCGAGCTGACCGCGCCGGGCGGCGTGCTGGTCGTGATCGGGTGCGCTGACAGCGCCGGTCCGGCGGACCTCGCCATGGACGTCGTCGGGGCGGTCCAGCACCGGGTGCTCGCCCGGACTCGTGGCTTCTGGCAGCACTCCGCGCCGGTGGTCATGGCGTTTCCGCACACGTACGCCGAGGTGCGCCACATCGCCACGGCGACGCTGCCGGGTGTGCGCTGGCGGCGGTGGCCGCTGTTCCGCTACTCCCTGACGTGGTCCGCGCCGGCCTGA
- the hisS gene encoding histidine--tRNA ligase codes for MLAVRDALAAPLRTAGYGYVETPTFEETTLFARGVGESTDIVTKEMYSFTTRGGDDVTLRPEGTAPVLRAVLENNLHRGALPVKLWYSGSYYRYERPQKGRYRHFSQVGAEILGTEDAASDAELIVLAVDAYRALGLTGVRVLLNSLGSHESRPAYRAALQEYLRGLDLDDDTARRVEVNPLRVLDDKRPEIQKALASAPLITDFLSPSDRAYHDTVRALLTSAGVEFEDDPRLVRGLDYYTRTLFEFVHDGLGAQSAVGGGGRYDGLSELIGGPSLPGVGWALGADRTLLAMEAEGLPLPGSSSVDVFAVPLGEDAAAWAFALVTSLRREGVAADLATGGRGLKGAMKAADRSGAKYAVVVGERDLAEGVAQVKDLATGDQQAVSVNGLVTHLKRLV; via the coding sequence ATGCTCGCCGTCCGCGACGCCCTGGCCGCGCCGCTGCGCACGGCCGGCTACGGCTACGTCGAGACGCCCACCTTCGAGGAGACCACGCTGTTCGCCCGCGGCGTCGGCGAGTCGACGGACATCGTCACCAAGGAGATGTACTCCTTCACCACCCGCGGCGGCGACGACGTCACACTGCGGCCGGAGGGGACGGCGCCGGTGCTGCGCGCCGTCCTCGAGAACAACCTGCACCGCGGCGCGCTGCCGGTGAAGCTCTGGTACTCGGGGTCGTACTACCGCTACGAGCGGCCGCAGAAGGGCCGGTACCGGCACTTCTCGCAGGTCGGCGCCGAGATCCTGGGCACCGAGGACGCCGCCAGCGACGCCGAGCTGATCGTCCTCGCCGTCGACGCCTACCGCGCGCTCGGGCTCACCGGCGTGCGGGTGCTGCTGAACTCGCTCGGCTCGCACGAGTCGCGTCCGGCCTACCGGGCGGCGTTGCAGGAGTACCTGCGCGGCCTCGACCTCGACGACGACACCGCGCGGCGGGTGGAGGTCAACCCGCTGCGGGTGCTCGACGACAAGCGGCCGGAGATCCAGAAGGCGCTGGCGTCGGCCCCGCTGATCACCGACTTCCTGTCGCCGTCCGACCGCGCCTACCACGACACCGTCCGCGCCCTGCTCACCTCGGCCGGCGTCGAGTTCGAGGACGACCCGCGGCTGGTGCGCGGCCTCGACTACTACACCCGCACCCTGTTCGAGTTCGTCCACGACGGCCTCGGCGCGCAGTCGGCCGTCGGCGGCGGTGGTCGTTACGACGGCCTGTCCGAGCTGATCGGCGGCCCCTCCCTGCCGGGCGTCGGCTGGGCGCTCGGCGCCGACCGCACGCTGCTGGCCATGGAGGCCGAAGGGCTGCCGCTGCCCGGCTCCTCCTCGGTCGACGTCTTCGCCGTGCCGCTCGGCGAGGACGCCGCGGCGTGGGCGTTCGCCCTGGTGACCTCGCTGCGCCGCGAGGGCGTCGCGGCCGACCTCGCCACCGGCGGCCGCGGCCTCAAGGGCGCCATGAAGGCGGCCGACCGCAGCGGCGCCAAGTACGCCGTCGTCGTGGGGGAGCGCGACCTCGCCGAGGGCGTGGCCCAGGTCAAGGACCTCGCCACCGGCGACCAGCAGGCGGTCTCGGTGAACGGGCTGGTCACCCACCTCAAACGGCTCGTGTAG
- a CDS encoding MBL fold metallo-hydrolase, with protein sequence MLLLTVVAPVLGTNCYVVAAAAGRECVVVDPGIGVGEQLAKVLAEHELTPVAVLVTHGHLDHTHGLTELPGLPVHLHERDAYRLADPLGSLGPQLSAQFAQFGAAWTPPSDVRTFDGADTELDLAGVGLRAIHAPGHTEGSTLYHAPADGVVLTGDVLFAGTVGRTDLPGGDDALMRATLTRLASDDELPGLTIVRPGHGPASTLDRERASNPYLRGL encoded by the coding sequence GTGCTCCTGCTCACCGTCGTCGCCCCCGTGCTGGGCACCAACTGCTACGTCGTGGCGGCCGCGGCCGGCCGCGAGTGCGTCGTCGTCGACCCCGGCATCGGGGTCGGCGAGCAGCTGGCGAAGGTGCTCGCGGAGCACGAGCTGACGCCGGTCGCCGTCCTCGTCACCCACGGTCACCTCGACCACACGCACGGGCTGACCGAGCTGCCCGGCCTCCCCGTCCACCTGCACGAGCGCGACGCGTACCGGCTGGCCGACCCGCTCGGCTCGCTCGGGCCGCAGCTGTCGGCGCAGTTCGCCCAGTTCGGCGCCGCATGGACGCCGCCGTCCGACGTCCGCACGTTCGACGGCGCCGACACCGAGCTGGACCTCGCCGGCGTCGGGCTGCGCGCGATCCACGCCCCGGGCCATACCGAGGGGTCGACGCTCTACCACGCGCCCGCCGACGGCGTCGTCCTCACCGGGGACGTCCTGTTCGCGGGCACCGTGGGCCGCACCGACCTGCCTGGCGGCGACGACGCGCTCATGCGCGCCACGCTGACCCGGCTCGCGTCGGACGACGAGCTGCCCGGGCTCACCATCGTCCGGCCCGGCCACGGCCCGGCGTCGACCCTCGACCGGGAACGCGCATCCAACCCGTACCTGCGAGGACTGTAG
- a CDS encoding peptidylprolyl isomerase: MAQSAKQRRRELARKHLERQEVRRAAEAARRRRIGLVVGAVIVVVALVMGTLLVSGALGGDDDPVAAGSEGSPSAEAPAGPCAYTASGESAVPDLGTPPAVDPAALTTPLPTTATLTINGAPVTVALDAGAPCTVNSLTFLAAAGYYNATTCHRLTTSDSLKVLQCGDPTGTGSGGPGYQYANENTDGATYPAGTVAMANGGPDTNGSQFFLVYGDSQLPPDYTVFGQITTGLDVITGIADAGTDNGSDDGAPITPVTLDSVTTA, translated from the coding sequence GTGGCCCAGAGCGCCAAGCAACGGCGACGTGAGCTCGCGCGCAAGCACCTCGAGCGCCAGGAGGTCCGGCGGGCCGCCGAGGCGGCGCGCAGGCGGCGCATCGGCCTCGTCGTGGGCGCCGTCATCGTGGTGGTGGCGCTGGTCATGGGCACGTTGCTGGTGTCCGGAGCGCTCGGCGGCGACGACGATCCCGTCGCGGCCGGCTCCGAGGGCTCGCCGTCGGCCGAGGCCCCCGCGGGCCCCTGCGCCTACACCGCGTCCGGCGAGTCGGCCGTCCCGGACCTTGGCACGCCCCCGGCCGTCGACCCCGCCGCACTCACGACGCCGCTGCCGACCACCGCGACGCTGACGATCAACGGGGCGCCGGTCACCGTCGCCCTCGACGCCGGCGCGCCGTGCACCGTCAACTCGCTGACCTTCCTGGCCGCCGCCGGCTACTACAACGCCACCACCTGCCACCGCCTCACCACGTCGGACTCCCTGAAGGTGCTGCAGTGCGGCGACCCGACCGGCACCGGCTCCGGCGGCCCCGGGTACCAGTACGCCAACGAGAACACCGACGGCGCCACCTACCCGGCCGGTACGGTGGCGATGGCCAACGGCGGGCCCGACACCAACGGCAGCCAGTTCTTCCTGGTGTACGGCGACTCCCAGCTGCCGCCCGACTACACCGTCTTCGGCCAGATCACCACCGGTCTGGACGTGATCACCGGTATCGCCGACGCTGGAACTGACAACGGATCGGACGATGGCGCGCCCATCACCCCGGTCACCCTCGATTCCGTCACCACCGCCTGA
- a CDS encoding DUF349 domain-containing protein encodes MTNTTGSPEHDDAATPAAEVEPTAPESPSAAEPAPTPEADAAETPSEASPEVPSEPAAEAASEPEPPSAEADAEADAEAADAPAEPTPVPTPADVAPVPTPAEVAPAPAEPEPAAAAAPAEPEPEPAAEPTEPAPADAAPEPAEPTPAPAEPTPAPAGPAAPTVASNEWGRVDETGEVYVRTAEGERSIGSWQVGKPEEALAFFVRKYEDLAVQVDLLETRLESGAAAPDDTAQGVSKVRAQLAEAHAIGDLAALGGRLDALDARIAERRAERRAARAKALDEARGRKEQIASQAEAIAEGNDWRNGADTLRGLLEEWKGLPRLDRSTDDELWRRFSSARTHYTRRRKAHFSELAERRDEARVIKERILTEAEEISGSTDWGPTSRRYRELMSQWKAAGPAPRGVEDSLWKRFRAAQDTFFGARTAHQSQRDDEQQANLVVKEGILTEAEALLPITDWKSARQQLRVLQERWEDAGHVPRDSMRSVEGRMRRVEDAIREAEQNEWQRSNPEARARAQATVTQLEASIADLETKAAKAREAGNDRKLREAEEAIAARKSWLEQAQQALEEFTS; translated from the coding sequence GTGACGAACACGACTGGTAGCCCCGAGCACGACGACGCGGCGACGCCTGCCGCGGAGGTCGAGCCCACGGCCCCCGAGTCCCCGAGCGCCGCCGAGCCGGCGCCGACGCCCGAAGCCGACGCGGCCGAGACGCCGTCGGAGGCATCGCCGGAGGTGCCATCGGAACCGGCTGCGGAAGCGGCATCGGAGCCGGAGCCGCCGTCGGCGGAGGCCGACGCGGAGGCCGACGCGGAGGCCGCGGACGCGCCCGCCGAGCCCACGCCCGTGCCGACCCCGGCCGACGTGGCGCCGGTGCCCACGCCGGCCGAGGTGGCGCCCGCTCCCGCCGAACCCGAGCCTGCGGCCGCGGCAGCGCCCGCCGAGCCCGAGCCCGAGCCCGCGGCCGAGCCCACGGAGCCCGCGCCCGCCGACGCAGCGCCCGAGCCCGCCGAGCCCACCCCCGCGCCCGCCGAGCCCACGCCGGCTCCCGCTGGGCCGGCCGCGCCCACCGTCGCGTCCAACGAGTGGGGCCGGGTCGACGAGACCGGCGAGGTGTACGTCCGCACCGCCGAGGGCGAGCGCAGCATCGGCTCGTGGCAGGTCGGCAAGCCCGAGGAGGCGCTGGCCTTCTTCGTGCGCAAGTACGAGGACCTCGCCGTGCAGGTCGACCTCCTCGAGACCCGGCTCGAGTCCGGCGCCGCGGCACCCGACGACACCGCGCAGGGCGTCTCGAAGGTGCGCGCGCAGCTGGCCGAGGCGCACGCCATCGGCGACCTCGCCGCGCTGGGCGGCCGGCTCGACGCGCTCGACGCCCGCATCGCCGAACGGCGGGCCGAGCGCCGCGCCGCCCGGGCGAAGGCGCTCGACGAGGCGCGCGGGCGCAAGGAGCAGATCGCGTCGCAGGCCGAGGCCATCGCCGAGGGCAACGACTGGCGCAACGGCGCCGACACCCTGCGCGGCCTGCTCGAGGAGTGGAAGGGCCTGCCCCGGCTCGACCGCAGCACCGACGACGAGCTGTGGCGCCGGTTCTCGTCGGCCCGCACCCACTACACCCGCCGGCGCAAGGCGCACTTCTCCGAGCTGGCCGAGCGCCGCGACGAGGCGCGCGTCATCAAGGAGCGCATCCTCACCGAGGCCGAGGAGATCAGCGGCTCCACCGACTGGGGCCCGACGTCGCGCCGCTACCGCGAGCTGATGTCGCAGTGGAAGGCGGCCGGCCCGGCGCCGCGCGGCGTCGAGGACAGCCTGTGGAAGAGGTTCCGGGCCGCCCAGGACACCTTCTTCGGCGCCCGCACCGCGCACCAGTCCCAGCGCGACGACGAGCAGCAGGCCAACCTCGTCGTCAAGGAGGGCATCCTCACCGAGGCCGAGGCGCTGCTGCCGATCACCGACTGGAAGTCGGCCCGCCAGCAGCTGCGCGTCCTGCAGGAGCGTTGGGAGGACGCCGGTCACGTGCCGCGCGACTCCATGCGCTCGGTCGAGGGCCGCATGCGCCGGGTCGAGGACGCCATCCGCGAGGCCGAGCAGAACGAGTGGCAGCGGTCCAACCCCGAGGCGCGGGCCCGCGCGCAGGCCACCGTCACCCAGCTGGAGGCGTCCATCGCCGACCTGGAGACGAAGGCCGCCAAGGCGCGCGAGGCCGGCAACGACCGCAAGCTGCGCGAGGCCGAGGAGGCCATCGCGGCGCGCAAGTCGTGGCTCGAGCAGGCGCAGCAGGCGCTCGAGGAGTTCACCAGCTGA
- a CDS encoding RelA/SpoT family protein yields the protein MAEQTVPSGALTPVRVRARLARLTAQRQQSDPALEPLFRIIRANHPKADLEIIERAYRTAARAHSGQKRKSGDPYITHPLAVTTILAELGMTPPTLAAALLHDTVEDTDYGLDQLRGEFGEEIAMLVDGVTKLDKVKYGQAAQAETVRKMVIAMAKDIRVLVIKLADRLHNARTWRYVPKESARRKAHETLEIYAPLAHRLGMNTIKWELEDLSFATLHPKVYDEIVRLVAERAPSRDDYLASVIDQVQGDLRVSKLKANVYGRPKHYYSIYQKMIVRGRDFADIYDLVGIRVLVESVRDCYAVLGIVHARWNPVPGRFKDFIAMPKFNMYQSLHTTVIGPGGKPVELQIRTHAMHRRAEYGIAAHWKYKEDSNAGRETDKHAVAGDNAGNDMAWLRQLLDWQKETEDPGEFLESLRFEMESNEVFVFTPKGDVVALPAAATPVDFAYAVHTDIGHRTIGARVNGRLVPLESNLDNGDVVEVFTSKAQGAGPSRDWLTFVTSARARNKIKQWFSKERREEAIEHGKDAIARAMRKQDLPLQRMMSQESLKAVADDLRYPDISALYAAVGEGNVSAQSIVQKLVQILGGEEGTTEDVAEAATPDRPRRRSGGDPGVVVKGVSDVWVKLARCCTPVPGDTIVGFVTRGSGVSVHREDCVNVDGLRRQHGRMVEVEWAPTANSMFLVAIQVEALDRARLLSDVTRVLSDQHVNILSATVSTNTDRIATSRFTFEMADPKHLGHVLKAVRGVEGVFDAYRLTSGIPAPTH from the coding sequence GTGGCCGAGCAGACTGTTCCCAGCGGCGCGCTGACCCCGGTCAGGGTGCGGGCGAGGCTCGCCCGCCTGACCGCGCAACGACAGCAGTCCGACCCCGCTCTGGAACCGCTGTTCCGGATCATCCGGGCCAACCACCCGAAGGCCGACCTCGAGATCATCGAGCGCGCCTACCGCACCGCCGCGCGCGCCCACAGCGGGCAGAAGCGCAAGAGCGGCGACCCGTACATCACCCACCCGCTCGCGGTCACCACCATCCTCGCCGAGCTGGGCATGACGCCGCCCACGCTGGCCGCGGCGCTGCTGCACGACACCGTCGAAGACACCGACTACGGCCTCGACCAGCTGCGCGGTGAGTTCGGCGAAGAGATCGCCATGCTCGTCGACGGCGTCACCAAGCTCGACAAGGTCAAGTACGGGCAGGCCGCGCAGGCCGAGACCGTCCGCAAGATGGTCATCGCCATGGCCAAGGACATCCGCGTCCTGGTCATCAAGCTGGCCGACCGCCTGCACAACGCCCGCACCTGGCGCTACGTGCCGAAGGAGTCGGCGCGGCGCAAGGCACACGAGACGCTCGAGATCTACGCCCCGCTGGCGCACCGGCTGGGCATGAACACCATCAAGTGGGAGCTCGAGGACCTCTCCTTCGCCACCCTGCACCCCAAGGTGTACGACGAGATCGTGCGGCTGGTGGCCGAGCGGGCGCCGTCGCGCGACGACTACCTGGCCTCGGTCATCGACCAGGTGCAGGGCGACCTCCGGGTGTCGAAGCTCAAGGCCAACGTCTACGGGCGGCCCAAGCACTACTACTCGATCTACCAGAAGATGATCGTCCGCGGCCGCGACTTCGCCGACATCTACGACCTCGTCGGCATCCGCGTGCTGGTCGAGTCGGTGCGCGACTGTTACGCCGTCCTGGGCATCGTGCACGCCCGCTGGAACCCGGTGCCCGGCCGGTTCAAGGACTTCATCGCCATGCCGAAGTTCAACATGTACCAGTCGCTGCACACCACGGTCATCGGGCCGGGCGGCAAGCCGGTCGAGCTGCAGATCCGCACCCACGCCATGCACCGCCGGGCCGAGTACGGCATCGCCGCGCACTGGAAGTACAAGGAAGACTCCAACGCCGGGCGCGAGACCGACAAGCACGCCGTCGCGGGCGACAACGCCGGCAACGACATGGCCTGGCTGCGCCAGTTGCTCGACTGGCAGAAGGAGACCGAGGACCCGGGGGAGTTCCTCGAGTCGCTGCGGTTCGAGATGGAGTCCAACGAGGTCTTCGTCTTCACCCCGAAGGGCGACGTCGTCGCGCTGCCGGCCGCGGCCACCCCGGTCGACTTCGCCTACGCCGTCCACACCGACATCGGCCACCGCACCATCGGCGCGCGGGTCAACGGCCGGCTGGTGCCGCTGGAGTCCAACCTCGACAACGGCGACGTCGTCGAGGTGTTCACCTCCAAGGCGCAGGGCGCCGGCCCGAGCCGCGACTGGCTGACGTTCGTCACCAGCGCCCGGGCCCGCAACAAGATCAAGCAGTGGTTCTCGAAGGAGCGCCGCGAAGAGGCCATCGAGCACGGCAAGGACGCCATCGCGCGGGCCATGCGCAAGCAGGACCTCCCGCTGCAGCGCATGATGAGCCAAGAGTCGCTCAAGGCCGTCGCCGACGACCTGCGCTACCCCGACATCTCCGCGCTGTACGCGGCGGTCGGCGAGGGCAACGTCTCGGCGCAGAGCATCGTGCAGAAGCTGGTGCAGATCCTCGGCGGCGAAGAGGGCACCACCGAGGACGTCGCCGAGGCGGCCACTCCTGACCGTCCCCGGCGGCGCAGCGGCGGCGACCCGGGCGTCGTCGTCAAGGGCGTCTCCGACGTGTGGGTCAAGCTGGCCCGCTGTTGCACCCCGGTGCCCGGCGACACCATCGTCGGCTTCGTCACCCGCGGCTCCGGCGTGTCGGTGCACCGCGAAGACTGCGTCAACGTCGACGGCCTGCGCCGCCAGCACGGGCGCATGGTCGAGGTCGAGTGGGCGCCCACGGCCAACAGCATGTTCCTGGTGGCCATCCAGGTCGAGGCGCTCGACCGCGCCCGGCTGCTGTCCGACGTCACCCGCGTGCTGTCCGACCAGCACGTGAACATCCTGTCGGCCACGGTCTCCACCAACACCGACCGCATCGCCACCAGCCGGTTCACCTTCGAGATGGCCGACCCCAAGCACCTGGGGCACGTCCTCAAGGCGGTCCGCGGTGTCGAGGGCGTCTTCGACGCCTACCGGCTCACCAGCGGCATCCCGGCGCCCACTCACTAG
- a CDS encoding adenine phosphoribosyltransferase: MTKPPAIADSDRDLLLSRIRDVPDWPEPGVVFKDITPLLRDPAALDTTIELLGAVGGDEVDVVVGIEARGFILGAPVAHRLGAGFVPIRKAGKLPWQTASASYALEYGEATIEVHVDAFQPGERVLIVDDVLATGGTVRATVDLVRGAGADVVGVGILMELGFLGGRAKLPDVNVQSLLLV; this comes from the coding sequence GTGACCAAGCCGCCGGCCATCGCCGACTCCGACCGCGACCTGCTGCTCTCCCGCATCCGGGACGTCCCGGACTGGCCGGAGCCGGGCGTGGTGTTCAAGGACATCACGCCGCTGCTGCGCGACCCCGCGGCCCTCGACACGACCATCGAGCTGCTGGGCGCGGTCGGCGGCGACGAGGTCGACGTCGTCGTCGGCATCGAGGCGCGCGGGTTCATCCTCGGCGCGCCGGTGGCGCACCGGCTCGGCGCCGGCTTCGTGCCCATCCGCAAGGCGGGCAAGCTGCCGTGGCAGACGGCGTCGGCCAGTTACGCGCTGGAGTACGGCGAGGCCACCATCGAGGTCCACGTCGACGCGTTCCAGCCCGGCGAGCGGGTGCTCATCGTCGACGACGTGCTGGCCACGGGCGGTACGGTGCGCGCCACCGTCGACCTCGTCCGCGGCGCGGGCGCCGACGTCGTGGGCGTCGGCATCCTCATGGAGCTGGGTTTCCTCGGCGGCCGGGCCAAGCTGCCCGACGTCAACGTCCAGTCGCTGCTGCTGGTCTGA
- the yajC gene encoding preprotein translocase subunit YajC: MEALLLPILLIAVFYFLLIRPQQKQRRQMVELQQSVQAGTKVMTTAGLLATVVEVDDDEVVLEVAPGVHSRYVRRAIANVVQPQEPVAPVHDDIVPDTAADADDTPTHEPAQAKSEDRTNGDDVR; the protein is encoded by the coding sequence ATGGAAGCATTGCTGCTCCCGATCCTGCTGATCGCTGTCTTCTACTTCCTGCTCATCCGGCCGCAGCAGAAGCAGCGGCGCCAGATGGTGGAGCTGCAGCAGTCGGTCCAGGCGGGTACCAAGGTCATGACGACGGCCGGCCTGCTGGCCACGGTCGTCGAGGTCGACGACGACGAGGTCGTGCTCGAGGTCGCACCCGGCGTGCACAGCCGCTACGTGCGCCGCGCCATCGCCAATGTCGTCCAGCCGCAGGAGCCGGTCGCGCCGGTCCACGACGACATCGTGCCCGACACCGCGGCCGACGCCGACGACACGCCCACGCACGAGCCGGCCCAGGCGAAGTCCGAGGACCGCACGAACGGCGACGACGTCCGCTGA
- the ruvB gene encoding Holliday junction branch migration DNA helicase RuvB produces the protein MNFPDDHVHRLVGGDADHEERTVEAALRPRTLAEFVGQERLREQLSLVLDAARARGRSADHILLSGPPGLGKTTLAMIVAAEMEVPLRITSGPAIQHSGDLAAILSSVNEGDVLFFDEIHRMARPAEEMLYTAMEDFRVDVVVGKGPGATAIPLELPYFTLVGATTRTGLLPGPLRDRFGFTGHLELYEPAELELVLRRSAGLLDVELKGDGTGEIAGRSRGTPRIANRLLRRVRDFAEVRGNGIISGDVARAALKVFAVDELGLDRLDRAVLTALCKSFGGGPVGLGTLAVAVGEERETVEEVAEPFLVRAGLLARTPRGRVATPAAWAHLGLAVPAQTAFGRGFDEPDLFSAADGA, from the coding sequence ATGAACTTCCCCGACGACCACGTGCACCGGCTGGTGGGCGGCGACGCCGACCACGAGGAGCGGACCGTCGAGGCGGCGCTGCGGCCGCGCACGCTGGCCGAGTTCGTCGGGCAGGAGCGGCTACGCGAGCAGTTGTCGCTGGTCCTCGACGCCGCCCGGGCGCGCGGGCGCAGCGCCGACCACATCCTGCTGTCCGGCCCGCCCGGCCTCGGCAAGACCACGCTGGCGATGATCGTCGCCGCCGAGATGGAGGTGCCGCTGCGCATCACCAGCGGCCCGGCCATCCAGCACAGCGGCGACCTCGCGGCCATCCTGTCCTCGGTGAACGAGGGCGACGTGCTGTTCTTCGACGAGATCCACCGCATGGCCCGCCCGGCGGAGGAGATGCTCTACACCGCCATGGAGGACTTCCGCGTCGACGTCGTCGTCGGCAAGGGCCCCGGCGCCACCGCGATCCCGCTGGAACTGCCCTATTTCACCCTGGTCGGCGCGACGACGCGCACCGGGCTGCTGCCGGGGCCGCTGCGCGACCGGTTCGGGTTCACCGGCCACCTCGAGCTGTATGAGCCGGCCGAGCTCGAGCTGGTGCTGCGCCGCTCGGCCGGGCTGCTCGACGTCGAGCTGAAGGGCGACGGCACGGGCGAGATCGCCGGCCGGTCCCGCGGCACGCCGCGCATCGCCAACCGGCTGCTGCGCCGGGTGCGCGACTTCGCCGAGGTCCGCGGCAACGGCATCATCAGCGGCGACGTCGCCCGCGCGGCGCTGAAGGTGTTCGCCGTCGACGAACTGGGGCTGGACCGCCTCGACCGCGCGGTCCTGACGGCGCTGTGCAAGAGCTTCGGCGGGGGACCGGTCGGCCTCGGCACGCTGGCCGTCGCCGTCGGCGAGGAGCGCGAGACCGTCGAGGAGGTGGCCGAGCCGTTCCTCGTCCGGGCCGGGCTGCTGGCGCGCACCCCGCGCGGGCGGGTCGCCACGCCGGCCGCCTGGGCGCACCTCGGGCTGGCCGTGCCCGCGCAGACGGCGTTCGGACGCGGGTTCGACGAGCCCGATCTGTTCTCGGCCGCCGACGGGGCGTAA
- the ruvA gene encoding Holliday junction branch migration protein RuvA, translating to MIAYVRGQVTVVRPTEAVVDVGGIGLALHCTPATTSALRLGEVAQLAASLVVREESLTLYGFADEDEKTVFELLQTASGVGPRLAQAMLSVHSPDDLRRAVATEDLVALTKVPGIGKKGAQRIVIELKDKLGMPGSGPSLAAVPSAPAPGAGGWQVQVHEALLGLGWSAREADRAVDTVATDLNGDAGDLDVSALLRKALRSLART from the coding sequence GTGATCGCTTACGTCCGTGGCCAGGTCACGGTGGTGCGCCCGACGGAGGCCGTCGTCGACGTCGGCGGCATCGGGCTGGCGCTGCACTGCACACCGGCCACCACGTCGGCGCTGCGGCTCGGCGAGGTCGCCCAGCTGGCCGCCAGCCTCGTCGTCCGGGAAGAGTCGCTCACGCTGTACGGCTTCGCCGACGAGGACGAGAAGACGGTGTTCGAGCTGCTGCAGACCGCCAGCGGCGTCGGGCCGCGGCTCGCGCAGGCCATGCTGTCGGTGCACTCGCCCGACGACCTGCGCCGCGCCGTCGCCACCGAGGACCTCGTCGCGCTGACGAAGGTGCCCGGCATCGGCAAGAAGGGCGCCCAGCGCATCGTCATCGAGCTCAAGGACAAGCTCGGCATGCCCGGCTCCGGCCCGTCGCTGGCCGCCGTCCCGTCCGCACCGGCTCCCGGCGCCGGCGGCTGGCAGGTCCAGGTGCACGAGGCGCTGCTCGGCCTCGGCTGGTCCGCCCGCGAGGCCGACCGCGCCGTCGACACCGTCGCCACCGACCTCAACGGCGACGCCGGCGACCTCGACGTCTCCGCGCTGCTGCGCAAGGCGCTGCGTAGTCTGGCGAGAACATGA
- the ruvC gene encoding crossover junction endodeoxyribonuclease RuvC, with translation MRVLGVDPGLTRCGLGVVEGSPGRPLRLVAVDVVRTPADAELGHRLLAIETAVEQWVAEHRPDTVAVERVFSQHNVRTVMGTAQASGVATLVAARHGIPVITHTPSEVKAAVSGSGQADKAQVAFMVTRLLRLDAAPKPADASDALALAICQVWRGSAQNRLQAAVAAAGRGRR, from the coding sequence ATGAGGGTGTTGGGGGTCGATCCTGGGCTCACGCGGTGCGGTCTCGGCGTCGTCGAGGGGTCGCCCGGGCGGCCGCTGCGCCTCGTGGCCGTCGACGTCGTCCGCACGCCCGCCGACGCCGAGCTGGGGCACCGGCTGCTGGCCATCGAGACGGCCGTCGAGCAGTGGGTGGCCGAGCACCGGCCCGACACCGTCGCCGTCGAGCGGGTGTTCAGCCAGCACAACGTCCGCACCGTCATGGGCACGGCGCAGGCCAGCGGCGTCGCGACACTGGTCGCGGCGCGCCACGGCATCCCCGTCATCACGCACACGCCCAGCGAGGTGAAGGCCGCCGTCAGCGGCAGCGGCCAGGCCGACAAGGCGCAGGTCGCGTTCATGGTCACGCGGCTGCTGCGGCTCGACGCCGCGCCCAAGCCGGCCGACGCCAGCGACGCGCTGGCGCTGGCGATCTGCCAGGTGTGGCGCGGGTCCGCGCAGAACCGGCTGCAGGCCGCGGTCGCCGCGGCGGGGAGGGGACGACGGTGA